In Hyphomicrobium denitrificans 1NES1, one DNA window encodes the following:
- the glmS gene encoding glutamine--fructose-6-phosphate transaminase (isomerizing): MCGIVGILGKSAVSSDLVDALRRLEYRGYDSAGIATVEGGTLARRRAEGKLRNLEKRLLAEPLAGRTGIGHTRWATHGRPTERNAHPHMTDKVSVVHNGIIENFRELRTKLEAKGHRFDTDTDTEAVVHLITDELDQGNDPVAAVGRALDHLQGAFALGIIFAGEDDLMIAARKGSPLAIGHGSGEMYLGSDAIALAPFTDAITYLEEGDWAVLRRSGAEIYDRQGVRTERPVIKAVASSLLVDKGNYRHFMAKEINEQPEVVSHTLANYLDMAAGRVHFPDLGVDLAQVSRVTISACGTAYYAGLVAKYWIEHYARVPVDIDVASEMRYREPPLSENGLAIFVSQSGETADTLATLRYCKANKQRIASIVNVRTSTIARESHAALPTLAGPEIGVASTKAFTCQLSVLACLAIAIAKARGEITAEQEMALVTALTEVPRHIASILRQDEIYLSVAQDLAKARDVLYLGRGSSFPIALEGALKLKEISYIHAEGYAAGELKHGPIALIDESVPVIVVAPEDDLFEKTVSNLQEVAARGGQIILISDAAPKMVGCNTAAHIQMPKVNSFIAPLLYAVPIQLIAYQTAVQIGTDVDQPRNLAKSVTVE; the protein is encoded by the coding sequence ATGTGTGGCATCGTCGGGATTCTCGGGAAATCGGCCGTTTCAAGCGATCTGGTCGACGCGCTGCGGCGGCTCGAATACCGGGGCTATGATTCTGCCGGCATTGCGACGGTCGAAGGCGGGACGCTTGCGCGGCGGCGTGCCGAGGGTAAGCTCAGGAATTTGGAAAAGCGCCTTCTCGCCGAACCTCTCGCGGGACGCACGGGGATCGGCCACACGCGCTGGGCGACGCATGGTCGCCCGACCGAACGCAACGCACATCCGCACATGACCGATAAGGTATCGGTGGTCCACAACGGCATCATCGAGAATTTCCGCGAGCTTCGCACCAAGCTCGAAGCCAAGGGACACCGCTTCGATACCGACACGGATACCGAAGCCGTCGTCCATCTCATCACCGATGAACTCGATCAGGGCAACGATCCCGTCGCCGCGGTCGGCAGGGCGCTCGACCATCTGCAGGGCGCCTTCGCGCTCGGCATCATCTTCGCCGGCGAAGACGATTTGATGATCGCCGCCCGCAAAGGCTCGCCACTCGCCATCGGACACGGGTCGGGCGAAATGTACCTCGGCTCCGACGCAATAGCGCTGGCACCGTTCACCGACGCGATCACATACCTCGAAGAAGGCGACTGGGCGGTGCTGCGCCGTTCTGGCGCCGAAATCTACGACCGCCAAGGCGTGCGCACCGAGCGCCCGGTCATCAAGGCTGTCGCAAGCTCGCTGCTCGTCGATAAGGGCAACTATCGCCATTTCATGGCGAAGGAAATCAATGAGCAGCCGGAAGTGGTCTCACACACGCTCGCCAACTATCTCGACATGGCGGCGGGCCGCGTCCACTTCCCCGATCTCGGCGTCGATCTCGCGCAAGTCAGCCGAGTGACCATTTCGGCCTGCGGCACGGCCTACTATGCGGGCCTCGTCGCCAAGTACTGGATCGAGCACTATGCACGAGTTCCGGTCGATATCGATGTCGCGTCGGAAATGCGCTACCGCGAGCCGCCGCTTTCCGAGAATGGCCTCGCCATTTTCGTCTCGCAGTCGGGCGAGACGGCAGATACCCTGGCGACGCTTCGCTACTGTAAAGCCAACAAGCAGCGGATTGCCTCGATCGTCAACGTCAGGACATCGACCATCGCACGAGAGTCGCACGCCGCGCTGCCGACGCTTGCTGGACCGGAGATCGGCGTCGCCTCGACGAAGGCCTTCACCTGCCAGCTTTCCGTTCTGGCCTGCCTCGCAATCGCAATTGCGAAAGCGCGAGGAGAGATAACGGCCGAGCAGGAGATGGCGCTGGTTACGGCGCTGACGGAGGTGCCCCGGCACATCGCATCAATTCTGCGCCAGGATGAAATCTACCTTTCAGTTGCGCAGGATCTCGCGAAGGCACGCGATGTGCTCTACCTCGGCCGTGGATCGAGTTTCCCCATCGCGCTCGAAGGAGCCCTGAAACTCAAGGAAATTTCCTACATTCACGCCGAGGGCTATGCGGCGGGCGAACTCAAGCACGGGCCGATTGCGCTGATCGACGAAAGCGTGCCGGTCATCGTCGTCGCGCCGGAAGACGACCTCTTCGAGAAGACCGTGTCGAATCTCCAGGAGGTTGCAGCACGCGGCGGCCAGATCATTCTGATTTCGGATGCGGCGCCCAAGATGGTCGGCTGCAATACCGCAGCGCACATTCAGATGCCGAAGGTCAATTCGTTCATAGCGCCGTTGCTGTATGCGGTGCCTATTCAACTTATCGCGTACCAGACAGCCGTCCAGATCGGGACCGACGTCGATCAGCCGCGTAACCTTGCAAAATCCGTCACCGTCGAATGA
- a CDS encoding SPOR domain-containing protein, with the protein MTQFRKLARGTLLAAAACVCAFASIGMGAPSTAEAKKAKAPAPQSAAQSSEDSKLSPEEQKKKASRQAYDAGLKDFANGRYQPAIDQLSSALKTGGLSSTEMAKALYTRGIAYKKQKQPGLAISDLTSALWLKNGLSAGDRETATAERADAYKMAGIEDTGKGPERVVGTPTSTTKPASTAAATPAAGPNAGSAGLSAAAIAQAAANNNTSNDSGAALPVTRQDPSSTAAQDAARARAAYAPVNSLAGSAATGGTSEPAPAAQTSSPAPAPSSSFGSGVTGFFSNMFGGSSSAPAAGTQAPASVTTASTGTVAETSSWSSATVVNEGSAAKSADKTRQVTAAAKPTRATKGKYKVHIAALRSRAEAEALAQQLIAQHGADLDNHVPTVDEAVIGSMGTFYRVRINGYASQEEPRSLCDKLRTSGLDCLVVTN; encoded by the coding sequence ATGACGCAATTCCGGAAGCTCGCGCGTGGCACACTGCTCGCCGCCGCTGCTTGTGTGTGTGCGTTTGCTTCCATCGGCATGGGAGCCCCCTCGACCGCAGAAGCAAAAAAGGCAAAGGCCCCAGCACCTCAGAGTGCCGCGCAGTCAAGCGAAGATTCGAAGCTGTCGCCGGAAGAGCAGAAAAAGAAGGCGTCTCGGCAGGCTTATGATGCGGGCCTCAAGGATTTCGCCAACGGCCGCTATCAGCCCGCGATTGATCAGCTCTCGAGTGCGCTCAAAACAGGCGGTCTCTCATCGACGGAGATGGCGAAAGCGCTCTACACGCGCGGGATCGCCTACAAAAAGCAGAAGCAGCCGGGTCTTGCGATCTCGGACCTGACGAGTGCCCTTTGGTTGAAGAACGGGCTCAGCGCCGGCGACCGAGAAACCGCGACTGCGGAGCGGGCCGATGCCTACAAGATGGCCGGGATCGAGGATACCGGAAAAGGTCCCGAGCGGGTCGTTGGTACTCCGACATCTACCACCAAACCCGCCTCAACCGCTGCAGCCACACCCGCCGCGGGTCCCAACGCAGGTTCGGCGGGATTGTCGGCGGCCGCGATTGCGCAGGCCGCCGCCAACAACAACACCTCGAACGATTCCGGCGCAGCGCTTCCGGTCACTCGCCAGGATCCGTCGAGCACCGCCGCTCAGGATGCGGCACGGGCACGGGCGGCTTATGCACCGGTTAATTCGCTCGCGGGATCGGCGGCTACCGGCGGCACGTCAGAGCCCGCGCCTGCAGCCCAGACCTCGTCTCCTGCCCCGGCACCGTCGAGCTCTTTCGGTTCGGGCGTGACGGGCTTCTTCTCCAACATGTTCGGCGGATCCTCGTCTGCTCCCGCGGCAGGGACACAGGCGCCGGCCAGCGTCACAACGGCGTCGACAGGCACGGTCGCAGAAACGTCGAGCTGGAGCAGTGCAACGGTTGTCAATGAAGGCAGCGCCGCGAAGTCCGCCGACAAGACCCGCCAGGTCACGGCCGCCGCGAAACCCACACGTGCCACCAAGGGCAAATACAAAGTCCATATTGCTGCCTTGCGGTCTCGCGCCGAGGCGGAGGCCCTGGCGCAGCAGCTCATCGCCCAGCACGGAGCCGATCTCGACAATCATGTACCGACAGTCGATGAAGCCGTTATTGGCAGCATGGGAACCTTTTATCGCGTGCGGATCAATGGTTATGCTTCGCAAGAGGAACCGCGAAGCCTTTGCGATAAGCTCAGGACCAGTGGCCTAGACTGTCTGGTCGTGACAAACTGA